ACGCAGTAGCCTTCCTGGAAGTGGCAGTATTCCCACTTCACATACTCCACCCGCCATTTGCCCGGGGTGCAGATCCAGGTGCCCATGATCTTGCTGCCGTCTTCGCTGGTGTAGGCGTTGAGGTTGACGGTGTGCGGGTCGCCTTCGAGTTTTTCCCATTTGCAGGCGTCCAGCACCGGCAGTGGGTGGGTGTCGCGCAGTACGGTGATCGGCTTGGACATGATGGTTCCGAGGCATTGGAAGGGAAGTTCGAACCCTATCGCCTTGTGCCGCGTGCCAGTGGTCTGAACTCGACATCGGGATGCCCAGAAGCGCAGGTAGCCGCTGGTCATCGCCACCACGCCAGTCCCCGTAGGAGCTGGCTTGCCAGCGATGGTCGTTAACGATAACGCGTACATTCTGGTTTGGCGCGGTGCCCTTGAGTTCTTCACTGGCAAGCCAGCTCCTACGGGGACTTGCCAGGGCAGCTGCTTTTGAAATATCCAATCACCAATCAGCCGTTTCCTCGCAGGAAGTGCGAAAGATTTCCTGCATTGCGCTGGAATTCGCAAGAATATTTACAGCCGGCCCTCGTATCATTCACCCCAGTAACGACCGAGAGCCTTGAAATGAATCCAATAACAACGTGGTGGGACATCAGCCCGCCCCTGAGCACCGCGACCCCGACCTGGCCGGGTGATACGCCGTTTCAGGAAGAGCGCGTGTGGCAGTTCGGCCCCGAGTGCCCGGTGAATGTCGGGCGCATCACCCTGTCACCGCACACCGGCGCCCATGTGGACGCACCGTTGCACTACAGCGCAGACGGCGCGCCGATTGGCGAAGTGTCCCTGGACGTATACATGGGCCCATGCCGGGTGCTGCATTGCCTGGGCAGTGGCGCGCTGGTACAGGCGCATCAATTGCAAGGCCGCCTGGAAAACCTGCCGGAGCGGGTGCTGTTGCGCACTTACCAACAGGCACCGTTGGAGACCTGGGATTCGAATTTCACGGCGGTCGCCCCGGAAACGATTGAGCTGCTGGCCAGCCTGGGTGTGCGCCTGATCGGCATCGACACGCCTTCCCTGGACCCGCAACAGTCCAAGACCATGGACGCCCACAACACAGTCGCCCGCCATGGCATGGCGATTCTCGAAGGCATCGTTCTCGACGACGTGCCAGAGGGCGATTACGAGTTGATCGCGCTGCCGCTGCGTTTTGCCAACCTCGATGCCAGCCCGGTACGAGCAATCCTGCGCCCGCTCAAGGAGCCCACGCGATGAGCCAGTGTCCTTTCTCCCCTGATTACCAGCCGCCGGAAGAATGGCATAACGCCGAGCTGAATTTTTCCGAGTCCATGAGCTACGGCGATTATCTGGACCTGGGCAAAGTACTCAGCGCCCAGCACCCGCTGTCGCCGGACCACAACGAGATGCTGTTCATCATCCAGCACCAGACCTCGGAGCTGTGGATGAAGCTGATGCTCCACGAACTCAAGGCCGCCCGCGAACACGTGCGCCTGGGTGAGTTGCCGCCGGCGTTCAAGATGCTGGCGCGGGTGTCGCGGATCTTTGACCAACTGGTGCACGCCTGGGCGGTGCTGGCGACCATGACGCCCTCGGAGTACACGTCGATTCGCCCGTACCTGGGCCAGTCGTCGGGCTTCCAGTCGTTCCAGTACCGGGAAATCGAGTTCATTCTCGGTAACAAAAGTGCGGCGCTGTTGCGGCCACACGCCCATCGGCCGGAGTTGTTGAAAGAGTTGCAGCTGGCGATTGCCACGCCGTCGCTGTATGACGAAGCGATCAACCTGATGACCAGGGCCGGGCTGGCGATCGACCCCAAGCGCGCCGAACGCGACCCGACGGCGCCGACGGTTCACGATGAGTCCGTGGAGGCGGCGTGGCGCGAGGTGTATCGCGACCCGAGCCGGTATTGGGACCTGTATCAATTGGCCGAGAAGTTTATCGACCTCGAAGACTCCTTCCGCCAATGGCGCTTCCGCCACGTCACCACGGTGGAACGGATCATCGGCTTCCAGCCTGGCACCGGCGGCACCGAAGGCGTGGGCTACCTGCGCAAGATGCTCGACACCGTGCTGTTCCCGGAGCTGTGGCGAGTGCGTTCGACGCTGTAATCAAAGCCCAACAAAAAGCCCCGACATTCATCGAATGCCGGGGCTTTTTTACAGCTCAAATACGCCACCTGTAGGAGCCGGCTTGCCGGCGATAGCGGCCTTCAGACTGGCGCAAGGCTACGGGCCTCATCGCCGGCAAGCCGGCTCCTACAAGGGTTAGCGTGCGGTGGCCAAGGCTTTGCCCTTGCTCAAGCGCAAGCGGTACGCCACGTAGATAATCCCGACCCAGACCGGAATCGCATACACCGACGCCCGTACACCCGGAATCGCCAGCATCACGCAGATGATCATCAGCATGAACGCCAGGCACAGGTAGTTGCTGAACGGGAACCAGAAGGTCTTGAACGACGGCACCACGCCTTGCTCGCCCATGGCCTTGCGGAACTTGATGTGGGTGAGGCTGATCAGCGCCCAGTTGATCATCAGCGAGGCAACCACCAGCGCGAACAACAGCTCCAATGCGTCATGGGGCGCGACGTAGTTGATCACCACGCACAACAGCGTCACCAGGGCCGAGATGCCCAGGGCACGCAACGGCACGCCTTGCTTGTTGAGCTTCATCAGCGCTTTGGGCGCATCGCCTTGCTCGGCCAGGCCGAACAGCATGCGGCTGTTGCAGTACACGCCGCTGTTGTACACCGACAGCGCCGCGGTCAGCACCACGAAGTTGAGGATATGCGCGGCGGTGTCGTTACCGATCAACGAGAAGATCTGCACAAACGGGCTGCCGCTGTAGGGATCGCCTGATGCGCCGAGGGTTTGCAGCAGTTGGTCCCACGGGTACAACGAGAGCAGCACGGTGAGTGCGCCGACGTAGAAAATCAGGATCCGGTACACCACTTGGTTGATCGCCTTCGGGATCACCTTGCGTGGCTCGCTGGCCTCGGCAGCGGTAATACCCACCAGCTCCAGGCCACCGAACGAGAACATGATGAACGCCATGGACATCAACAGCCCCATGCCGCCATTGGGGAAGAACCCGCCGTGGCTCCACAGGTTGCTCACCGAGGCTTGCGGGCCGCCGGTGCCGCTGAACAGCAGGTAGCAGCCGAGCACGATCATGCCGACAATCGCCACCACCTTGATGATCGCGAACCAGAACTCGGTCTCACCGAAGAACTTCACGTTCAGGGTGTTGATCAGGTTGACCAGCACAAAAAACACCACCGCACTGACCCAGGTCGGAATCTCGGGCCACCAGAACTGGATGTACTTGCCCACTGCCGTCAACTCGGCCATGCCCACCAGCACATAGAGTACCCAGTAGTTCCAGCCGGCGAGGAAGCCTGCGTAACCGCCCCAGTATTTGTGGGCAAAGTGGCTGAAGGAGCCTGCCACCGGTTCCTCGACGATCATCTCGCCCAGCTGGCGCATGATCAGGAACGCGATGAAACCGGCTACCGCATAGCCCAGGATCATCGACGGCCCTGCCGACTTGAGCACGCCTGCCGAGCCAAGGAACAGCCCGGTCCCGATCGCCCCTCCCAGGGCAATCAGCTGAATATGCCGGTTCTTCAGGCCACGCTTGAGGCCTACCGGGTTAACCATGTCATCCGCCATTAACAGTCCCTTCTACTTGTTTTTTTCAGGGTTGATCGCACACCGAACCAGCCCCTCATACCGCTGAGGGGTCAGATATTACTCTCGGTAAACTTTTCGTAATACAGCTGAACGCCATCAAGTGCCTGATCCAACAGCCATTGCTTGATGGATTCGACCATCGGTGGCGGCCCGCACACGTACATATCCGCCGATTGATCCCGCAATTGCGCCAAGTCGAAATGCTCGGTGAGGTAGCCGCGTTTGCCATTCCAGTCGGGCGTCGGGTCGCTGAGAACTTCGGTGTAGCGAAAGCCCGGGATTTTTTCGGCGTAGGCCTGGATGCGCGCGCTCTCGCATAAATCTTCAGCACCGCGCACGCCGTAATACAGATGTACCGGCTGCTGGCAGTTGCTGGCGGCCAGCTCATCGAGCATGCCCAACAGGGCCGACAACCCGGTGCCGCCAGCCACCAACACCAGCGGCTGGGTGACGTGCCTTAAATAGAACGCCCCCAGTGGCGCCTCCAGCAACAGTTCATCGCCGACCTGGCAACGTTCGCGGATGTAATTGCTCATGACGCCATCGGGTAGCAGGCGGATCAGGAACTGCAATTGATTACTCGACTGGTTGGCGAAGGAATAGGAGCGCCGGCTGTCGGTGCCGGGGATCGACAGCCGGGCGTATTGGCCCGGAAGGAAATCTAATGGTGCTTCAAGCTGCAGATGCAGGATCGCCGTGCTGGCCGAGATTTGCTGCACGTCGCTCACCGTGCTGCGAATCTGGACCGGCCCCGGCGCGTTGCACAGGCTGGAATCAAAATCGAAGTAGAACGCCGCGTCAGATTGCACCCGGGTCTGGCAACTGAGCATTTTGCGTTGTTGCAGGTCGAGGCTGGAGAGGGCTTCCTCGTCCACGTAGTCCTGGCTGTAGTCGCCGGACTCGCAGCGGCCCTGGCAAGTGCCGCACACGCCTTCGCGGCAATCGAGTGGAATGTTGATGCCGTTGCGCAACGCCGCATCCAGCAGGATCTCATTGGCGCCCACCGGGAAAAACAGGGTCTTGCCGTCGGCAAAACTGAAGGCCACTTTGTGATTCATATGCTCGCTCTCTAAAACGCCCCCCGTAGCAGCTGTCGAGCCTTGGCGAGGCTGCGTCTGCGGAGTGTCAGGTGCGCCGCCAACGCAGCCTCGCTAAGGCTCGACAGCTGCTACGGGGGGTGAGGTGTTCACAGGTGATAGAAATCCAGCACCGAGTTGATGGTGTCGTTGAGCAGCAGCGCGTGTTTGCGGGTGATCAACCAACTGTCGCCATCGGGCTTGAGGCTGTAGGTGGCGTTGCCGTAGAACTGCTCTGACGTCGCCAGCCGGTAGAACAGCGTGTGCCAGTTCAGCCGCACTTCCAGTTGCCCGTCTGCCTGCTCGGCAATCCGCACGTTATTGATCAAGTGCAGCGTCCTCGGCATCGGCGTGGCAGACGCTGCCTTGCCCGTGCGCAGGCGAAATACCCGATCCTCCAGCCCGGAACGGTTGGCGTAGTAGATCAGCGACATCTCGCGCTTGGGGTCGCGGGTGTACACGTGTTCGGAGTCCCATTGCGGCAGGTGGAACTCACTTTGCGGGTCGAACAGCTGCACGTAGGCGTCCCAATCCTGGGCATCGCACAGCTCGGATTTACGGTAAAAAAACTGCTCGATCCGGTACTGCAATTGCGCATTCATCATTCCACCTCCCGCAGTTTCAAGGCTTGGGCATCGAGCCCGTCCAGCAGGAATTTCTGCCAGTTGCGGTGCTGGTTGACGTACAGCCCTTCGTGGGTGAATTCGGTGCCGGTCATCGCCGGTTGGATGCCGATCGATTCACTGTTGGCCGTCGGCCCGGTTTCCCAGCGGTGGCTGCCGCGGGAGATATCGCTCCAGCGCTCCAGGCGGCCCTGGAAGCCGCGCTGGGCTTCGCGAAACTCCACCAGGTCATCCGGCGTGCCCATGCCCGAGACGTTGAAGAAATCCTCGAACTGGCGAATGCGGTTTTCACGATCAGCGTCAGACTCGCCCTTCACCCCCAGGCACTGGCTGATGATCTCGGTCTTGTTCCACGCGATGGGGCGGATGATCCGCAGCTGTGAGCTGATCTGGTCGAGAAAGAACAGGCTCGGGTAGATATTCAGGTTGCGCAGGCGATGCATCATCCACTCGGCTTTTTGCTGGCCGTGTTCTTCGATCAGGCGCGGCATGATGGTGGCGTAGCCC
This genomic window from Pseudomonas sp. Bout1 contains:
- a CDS encoding cupin domain-containing protein is translated as MSKPITVLRDTHPLPVLDACKWEKLEGDPHTVNLNAYTSEDGSKIMGTWICTPGKWRVEYVKWEYCHFQEGYCVITPDGLEPIHLRAGDIFVVEPGMKGTWEVVETVRKYFVFA
- the kynB gene encoding arylformamidase → MNPITTWWDISPPLSTATPTWPGDTPFQEERVWQFGPECPVNVGRITLSPHTGAHVDAPLHYSADGAPIGEVSLDVYMGPCRVLHCLGSGALVQAHQLQGRLENLPERVLLRTYQQAPLETWDSNFTAVAPETIELLASLGVRLIGIDTPSLDPQQSKTMDAHNTVARHGMAILEGIVLDDVPEGDYELIALPLRFANLDASPVRAILRPLKEPTR
- the kynA gene encoding tryptophan 2,3-dioxygenase, with amino-acid sequence MSQCPFSPDYQPPEEWHNAELNFSESMSYGDYLDLGKVLSAQHPLSPDHNEMLFIIQHQTSELWMKLMLHELKAAREHVRLGELPPAFKMLARVSRIFDQLVHAWAVLATMTPSEYTSIRPYLGQSSGFQSFQYREIEFILGNKSAALLRPHAHRPELLKELQLAIATPSLYDEAINLMTRAGLAIDPKRAERDPTAPTVHDESVEAAWREVYRDPSRYWDLYQLAEKFIDLEDSFRQWRFRHVTTVERIIGFQPGTGGTEGVGYLRKMLDTVLFPELWRVRSTL
- a CDS encoding amino acid permease; the protein is MADDMVNPVGLKRGLKNRHIQLIALGGAIGTGLFLGSAGVLKSAGPSMILGYAVAGFIAFLIMRQLGEMIVEEPVAGSFSHFAHKYWGGYAGFLAGWNYWVLYVLVGMAELTAVGKYIQFWWPEIPTWVSAVVFFVLVNLINTLNVKFFGETEFWFAIIKVVAIVGMIVLGCYLLFSGTGGPQASVSNLWSHGGFFPNGGMGLLMSMAFIMFSFGGLELVGITAAEASEPRKVIPKAINQVVYRILIFYVGALTVLLSLYPWDQLLQTLGASGDPYSGSPFVQIFSLIGNDTAAHILNFVVLTAALSVYNSGVYCNSRMLFGLAEQGDAPKALMKLNKQGVPLRALGISALVTLLCVVINYVAPHDALELLFALVVASLMINWALISLTHIKFRKAMGEQGVVPSFKTFWFPFSNYLCLAFMLMIICVMLAIPGVRASVYAIPVWVGIIYVAYRLRLSKGKALATAR
- the antC gene encoding anthranilate 1,2-dioxygenase electron transfer component AntC encodes the protein MNHKVAFSFADGKTLFFPVGANEILLDAALRNGINIPLDCREGVCGTCQGRCESGDYSQDYVDEEALSSLDLQQRKMLSCQTRVQSDAAFYFDFDSSLCNAPGPVQIRSTVSDVQQISASTAILHLQLEAPLDFLPGQYARLSIPGTDSRRSYSFANQSSNQLQFLIRLLPDGVMSNYIRERCQVGDELLLEAPLGAFYLRHVTQPLVLVAGGTGLSALLGMLDELAASNCQQPVHLYYGVRGAEDLCESARIQAYAEKIPGFRYTEVLSDPTPDWNGKRGYLTEHFDLAQLRDQSADMYVCGPPPMVESIKQWLLDQALDGVQLYYEKFTESNI
- the antB gene encoding anthranilate 1,2-dioxygenase small subunit, with the protein product MNAQLQYRIEQFFYRKSELCDAQDWDAYVQLFDPQSEFHLPQWDSEHVYTRDPKREMSLIYYANRSGLEDRVFRLRTGKAASATPMPRTLHLINNVRIAEQADGQLEVRLNWHTLFYRLATSEQFYGNATYSLKPDGDSWLITRKHALLLNDTINSVLDFYHL